In Bradyrhizobium erythrophlei, a single genomic region encodes these proteins:
- a CDS encoding LysR family transcriptional regulator has protein sequence MDAADLRVFESVTRCGSMNKAALELNTVQSNVTARIKALEDELGFELFERTHRGVTLTAAGKRLLPFASRAARVLEDARRAVADQGSPSGPLVIGSLDTTAALRLSPTLAEFASSNPAVDLTLRTGTTAELVDQVLHHSLEGAYVCGPVNHPDLVAEPFVREELVIMTAPGVADFDAIAAIPDLKIIVLKIGCSYRLHLEALLARRGIVGVRCLEFGTLEAIFSCVSAGLGITLLPRALLGSVWDHKRVGVHSLPNAEKWVDTVFVRHREAYASSALRAFLDSAKPATARNAAAE, from the coding sequence ATGGATGCGGCCGACCTGAGAGTATTTGAGAGCGTCACGCGTTGCGGCAGCATGAACAAAGCCGCGCTCGAGCTCAACACGGTGCAATCGAACGTCACCGCGCGCATCAAGGCGCTGGAGGACGAACTCGGGTTTGAGTTGTTCGAGCGCACCCATCGCGGAGTGACGCTGACCGCGGCGGGAAAGCGACTGCTGCCCTTTGCAAGCCGCGCCGCGCGCGTGCTTGAGGACGCCCGGCGGGCGGTCGCCGATCAGGGATCGCCCTCCGGTCCGCTGGTGATCGGTTCGCTCGACACCACGGCCGCGTTGCGGCTGTCGCCCACTCTCGCCGAATTCGCGAGTTCCAATCCTGCCGTCGACCTCACCCTGCGCACCGGAACGACCGCCGAGCTTGTCGACCAGGTTCTCCATCACAGCCTCGAGGGCGCCTATGTCTGCGGGCCGGTGAACCATCCCGACCTGGTGGCCGAACCGTTCGTTCGGGAAGAGCTGGTCATCATGACGGCTCCGGGCGTTGCCGATTTCGACGCGATCGCGGCCATACCGGATCTGAAAATCATCGTCCTGAAGATCGGCTGCTCCTATCGGCTGCATCTGGAGGCCCTGCTCGCCCGGCGTGGGATCGTTGGCGTGAGGTGCCTGGAATTCGGCACGCTGGAGGCCATCTTCAGCTGCGTCAGCGCCGGACTCGGCATCACGCTGCTGCCGAGGGCGCTGCTAGGCTCGGTATGGGATCACAAGCGCGTGGGCGTCCACAGCCTGCCCAACGCCGAGAAATGGGTCGACACCGTCTTTGTTCGCCATCGCGAAGCCTACGCCTCGAGCGCGCTGCGCGCCTTTCTCGATTCAGCCAAGCCGGCCACCGCGCGGAACGCAGCGGCCGAATAA
- a CDS encoding fatty-acid--CoA ligase produces MLGLMQDWPLLCHRILEHAALIHGTQEVVTRSVEGPIHRTNYAEIHKRALKISQRLDRDGIRLGDRVATIAWNTWRHLEAWYGIMGIGAICHTVNPRLFPEQIAWIINHAQDRVVMTDITFVPILEKIADKLTSVERYIVLTDKTHMPQTTLKNAVAYEDWIAEADGHFRWKTFDENTAAAMCYTSGTTGDPKGVLYSHRSNVMHALMANTGDSLGACASDTMLPVVPLFHANSWGIAFSAPSMGTKLVLPGAKLDGASVFELLETEKVTHTAGVPTVWLMLLNHMATNKLKLPHLRMVVCGGSAMPRSMIKAFVDMGVTARHAWGMTEMSPIGTLATLKPPFSDLAGEEALDILQTQGYPPFGVQMKITDDAGKELPWDGKTFGRLKVSGPSVAKAYYRVDADILDENGFFDTGDVATIDPNGYMRITDRSKDVIKSGGEWISSIDLENLAVGHPAVAEAAVIGVHHPKWDERPLLIVQLKQGQNATKDDILKFMDGKIAKWWMPDDIAFVDGIPHTATGKILKTALREQFKAYTFPGT; encoded by the coding sequence ATGCTGGGATTGATGCAAGACTGGCCTTTGCTGTGTCATCGAATTCTCGAGCACGCGGCACTTATCCATGGCACTCAGGAAGTCGTCACCCGGTCGGTCGAAGGTCCCATCCATCGCACCAATTATGCCGAAATCCACAAGCGGGCGCTGAAGATCTCGCAGCGGCTGGACCGCGACGGTATCAGGCTCGGCGACCGCGTCGCCACCATCGCCTGGAACACCTGGCGTCACCTCGAAGCCTGGTACGGCATCATGGGCATCGGCGCGATCTGCCATACCGTCAACCCGCGGCTGTTTCCCGAGCAGATCGCCTGGATTATCAACCACGCGCAAGACCGCGTGGTGATGACCGATATCACCTTCGTGCCGATTCTGGAAAAGATCGCCGACAAACTCACAAGCGTCGAGCGCTACATCGTGCTCACCGACAAGACGCACATGCCGCAAACGACGCTGAAGAACGCGGTCGCCTATGAAGACTGGATCGCGGAAGCCGACGGCCATTTCAGATGGAAGACCTTCGACGAAAATACCGCAGCCGCGATGTGCTACACGTCAGGCACGACCGGTGATCCCAAGGGCGTGCTGTACTCGCACCGTTCCAACGTCATGCATGCGCTGATGGCCAATACCGGCGACTCGCTCGGCGCCTGCGCCAGCGACACCATGCTGCCGGTGGTTCCGCTGTTTCATGCCAATAGCTGGGGCATTGCGTTCTCGGCGCCCTCGATGGGCACCAAGCTGGTGTTACCCGGCGCCAAACTCGACGGCGCCTCGGTCTTCGAACTTCTGGAAACTGAAAAGGTGACGCATACCGCGGGCGTTCCGACCGTGTGGCTGATGCTGCTGAACCACATGGCCACCAACAAGCTGAAGCTGCCGCATTTGCGCATGGTGGTGTGCGGCGGCTCGGCGATGCCGCGCTCGATGATCAAGGCCTTCGTCGACATGGGCGTGACCGCACGGCACGCCTGGGGCATGACCGAGATGAGCCCGATCGGCACCCTCGCCACGCTCAAACCGCCGTTCAGCGATCTGGCCGGCGAAGAGGCGCTCGACATCCTCCAGACCCAGGGCTATCCGCCGTTCGGCGTCCAGATGAAGATCACCGACGATGCCGGCAAGGAGCTGCCATGGGATGGCAAGACCTTCGGCCGCCTCAAGGTCTCAGGCCCCTCGGTTGCCAAGGCCTATTACCGGGTCGATGCCGATATTCTCGACGAGAACGGCTTCTTCGACACCGGCGATGTCGCCACCATCGATCCGAATGGTTACATGCGGATCACCGACCGCTCCAAGGACGTGATCAAATCCGGCGGCGAATGGATTTCCTCGATCGATCTGGAAAACCTCGCGGTCGGCCACCCGGCGGTAGCGGAAGCGGCCGTGATCGGCGTCCATCACCCCAAATGGGATGAGCGCCCCCTGCTCATCGTCCAACTCAAGCAGGGACAGAATGCCACCAAGGACGACATCCTGAAATTCATGGACGGCAAGATCGCCAAGTGGTGGATGCCGGATGACATCGCATTCGTCGACGGCATTCCGCACACCGCGACCGGCAAAATCCTGAAGACCGCGCTGCGCGAGCAATTCAAGGCCTATACCTTTCCCGGCACCTAG
- a CDS encoding amidohydrolase family protein → MSELSRRHFLAGTAAAALSTSPAIAAMGPNDKFDLVIKGGDVLDPSQSLRGKRDIGIRWGVIEAVEAEIPAARAAKTIDASGKLVTPGLVDLHCHVYPYGSAIGIPADELVQFQNTTTVVSAGDAGVNNLAALRRFIVAQTRARMYAFLHIANNGLSAFPVAELYNIDNAQVEACAMALAENPDFLLGVKVRMSENVIYKHGIEPLKRGIQACEMCGWPAKMMVHIGGVETSQLMTDILNLLRPGDVLTHSYSGFLNNAGAATNIVQDGKLLPAALAAKQRGVIFDVGHGGGSFDFTVAEVAIPGGCTPDTISSDIHVFSGNTPGTPYLPNVMGKFMALGFSLEQVVAMATIAPAKIINRAPKIGTLQIGAPGDVSIMDGVEGPVTFVDTRNNKRDGKVQLKPVQTVINGVPFGRPYQAPFAVR, encoded by the coding sequence ATGTCCGAACTGTCACGCCGTCATTTCCTGGCCGGCACGGCCGCTGCTGCATTGTCAACGTCGCCGGCGATCGCCGCGATGGGGCCGAACGACAAATTCGACCTGGTCATCAAGGGCGGCGATGTGCTCGACCCGAGCCAGTCGTTACGGGGAAAGCGCGATATCGGCATTCGCTGGGGCGTGATCGAGGCAGTCGAGGCCGAGATTCCAGCGGCGCGCGCCGCCAAAACCATTGATGCGTCGGGCAAACTCGTGACGCCGGGCCTCGTCGACCTGCATTGCCATGTTTATCCGTATGGTTCGGCCATCGGCATTCCCGCCGACGAACTCGTGCAATTCCAGAACACGACAACGGTGGTGTCGGCCGGCGACGCCGGCGTCAACAATCTTGCCGCATTGCGCCGCTTCATCGTCGCGCAGACGCGGGCGCGGATGTATGCCTTCCTCCACATCGCCAATAACGGCCTGTCGGCGTTTCCGGTGGCCGAGCTCTACAACATCGACAACGCGCAGGTGGAAGCATGCGCAATGGCGCTCGCCGAGAACCCGGATTTCCTGCTCGGCGTTAAGGTCCGGATGTCGGAGAACGTCATCTACAAGCACGGCATAGAACCGCTCAAGCGGGGTATCCAGGCCTGTGAGATGTGCGGTTGGCCGGCCAAGATGATGGTGCATATCGGCGGCGTCGAAACGTCACAATTGATGACCGACATCCTCAATCTGCTGCGGCCGGGCGATGTCCTCACCCATTCCTATTCGGGTTTTCTCAACAATGCCGGCGCGGCGACCAACATCGTGCAGGACGGCAAGCTGTTGCCGGCGGCGCTCGCGGCCAAGCAGCGCGGCGTGATCTTCGACGTCGGTCACGGCGGCGGAAGCTTCGATTTCACGGTGGCGGAAGTGGCGATCCCGGGCGGCTGTACGCCCGATACGATCTCTTCCGACATTCACGTCTTCTCGGGCAACACGCCGGGCACGCCATACCTGCCGAACGTCATGGGCAAGTTCATGGCGCTTGGCTTCTCGCTCGAGCAGGTGGTCGCGATGGCCACCATTGCGCCAGCGAAGATCATCAACCGCGCGCCGAAGATCGGCACGCTTCAGATCGGCGCCCCCGGTGACGTCTCGATCATGGACGGGGTGGAAGGGCCCGTCACCTTCGTCGATACCCGCAACAACAAGCGTGACGGCAAGGTGCAGTTGAAGCCGGTACAGACCGTGATCAACGGCGTGCCGTTCGGTCGACCGTATCAGGCGCCATTTGCGGTGAGGTAA
- a CDS encoding MBL fold metallo-hydrolase, translating to MADNDDVPFNRNFPLAPGVVEEVRLGVRRILCNNPSPFTFTGTVSYIVGRGKVAIIDPGPDDEAHAKALLDAVGGETVTHILVTHTHRDHSVNTPRIKAATGAPVFAEGPHRASRPRFESEKHNPESGADREFRPDIEVKDGEMIEGEGWKLETVATPGHTANHLAFAWPDRKFLFVGDHVMGWSTSIVAPPDGSMVDYMASLEKLAARGEELYFSGHGPEIPDAPRYVRFLIRHRQAREASILHRLSKGEADIPTIVRAIYIGIDPRLMRAAGYSVLAHLEDLVGRGIVATDGDPVIDGTYRLATA from the coding sequence ATGGCCGATAACGACGACGTCCCGTTCAACCGCAATTTTCCGCTTGCGCCTGGCGTAGTCGAGGAAGTGCGGCTCGGCGTACGACGAATCCTCTGCAACAATCCGAGCCCGTTCACCTTCACCGGCACAGTGAGTTACATCGTCGGCCGCGGCAAGGTCGCCATCATCGATCCCGGTCCCGACGATGAAGCCCACGCCAAGGCGCTGCTCGATGCCGTGGGCGGGGAGACGGTAACGCATATTCTCGTCACCCACACCCATCGCGACCATTCGGTGAACACGCCGCGTATCAAGGCAGCGACCGGCGCGCCGGTCTTTGCCGAAGGCCCGCATCGGGCGTCGCGACCGCGCTTTGAAAGCGAGAAGCATAATCCGGAATCAGGCGCCGACCGCGAGTTTCGCCCGGACATTGAAGTCAAGGACGGCGAGATGATCGAGGGCGAGGGCTGGAAGCTCGAGACGGTCGCGACCCCCGGCCACACCGCCAATCATCTCGCTTTCGCCTGGCCCGATCGCAAATTTCTGTTCGTCGGCGATCACGTGATGGGATGGTCGACCTCGATCGTGGCGCCGCCGGACGGATCGATGGTCGATTACATGGCCTCGCTGGAGAAGCTCGCGGCGCGCGGCGAGGAGCTCTATTTCTCCGGGCACGGCCCGGAAATTCCGGATGCGCCGCGTTACGTGCGCTTTCTGATCCGGCACCGCCAGGCCCGCGAGGCGTCGATCCTGCATCGCCTGTCGAAAGGCGAGGCCGATATCCCGACGATCGTGCGTGCGATCTATATCGGCATTGATCCGCGCCTGATGCGAGCGGCCGGTTATTCCGTGCTGGCGCATCTGGAAGATCTGGTCGGACGTGGCATCGTTGCAACCGATGGCGATCCCGTGATCGATGGAACGTATCGGCTGGCCACCGCGTAA
- a CDS encoding PLP-dependent aminotransferase family protein, which yields MTAAPFDFSPLLPAGLPAAAARWTGLAKYSFVGGNNDPEQIPLDGLIEAVNAVLRREGQTLATYGLQSGPQGYLALRQFLSAKLRRDGGISCTADDVLIVSGSLQALDLVNATLLARGDTVIVERDTYQGTLNRLTRLGVNTIGIPLDGDGMRMDVLSDTLVDLKRRGITPKFIYTIPTVQNPTGTIMPEARRLELLKLAEQHGVPIFEDDCYADLIWDGKRPPAIHALSKSANVIHIGSFSKSIAPALRVGFIVAPWAAMSRMLALKTDAGSGALEQMVLAEYCTPHFETHVPALRRGLRAKLDTLMEALNEHFGTTAEFEVPKGGIFLWVKLPDHVDTLKLYQAALAAGVSINPGPEWSTDKAYAGSRLRLCFASPTHQQIREGVATFAEVCRKEFGVPTRSGNVEMKSRA from the coding sequence ATGACGGCCGCGCCATTTGACTTTTCGCCACTCTTGCCGGCTGGCCTGCCTGCCGCAGCAGCCAGATGGACGGGGCTTGCCAAATACAGCTTCGTCGGCGGCAACAACGATCCCGAGCAGATCCCGCTCGATGGTCTGATCGAGGCGGTTAACGCCGTGCTAAGACGCGAGGGACAAACACTCGCCACCTATGGGCTCCAGAGCGGCCCGCAGGGATATCTCGCCTTACGCCAGTTTCTCTCTGCGAAACTGAGACGCGATGGCGGCATCTCCTGTACCGCGGACGACGTCCTGATCGTCTCTGGCTCGTTGCAGGCGCTCGACCTCGTCAATGCCACCCTGCTCGCCCGCGGCGATACCGTGATCGTCGAGCGCGACACCTATCAAGGCACGCTGAACCGGCTGACGCGGCTCGGGGTCAATACGATCGGGATTCCACTCGACGGCGATGGCATGCGGATGGACGTGCTCTCCGACACGCTTGTAGACCTCAAACGCCGCGGCATTACGCCGAAATTTATCTATACCATCCCAACCGTGCAAAATCCGACGGGCACCATCATGCCGGAGGCGCGACGTCTCGAGCTCCTGAAGCTCGCCGAACAGCACGGCGTGCCGATCTTCGAGGACGACTGCTACGCCGATCTGATCTGGGACGGCAAGCGCCCGCCGGCGATCCACGCGTTAAGCAAGTCCGCCAACGTCATTCATATCGGCTCATTTTCCAAATCGATCGCACCGGCCTTGCGCGTCGGCTTCATCGTGGCGCCATGGGCGGCGATGTCGCGGATGCTGGCGTTGAAAACCGACGCCGGCAGCGGCGCGCTGGAGCAGATGGTGCTCGCCGAATACTGCACGCCGCATTTTGAGACACACGTGCCTGCTTTGCGACGCGGCCTGCGTGCCAAACTCGATACGCTGATGGAAGCGCTGAACGAGCATTTCGGCACTACGGCGGAGTTCGAGGTGCCCAAGGGCGGCATTTTCCTCTGGGTCAAACTGCCTGATCACGTCGATACGCTGAAACTCTATCAGGCCGCACTCGCCGCCGGCGTCTCGATCAATCCGGGACCGGAGTGGTCGACCGACAAGGCCTATGCTGGCTCGCGTTTGCGGTTGTGTTTCGCCAGTCCGACTCACCAGCAAATCCGCGAGGGCGTCGCGACCTTTGCCGAGGTTTGCCGGAAGGAATTCGGCGTGCCGACACGTAGTGGTAATGTGGAGATGAAGTCCCGTGCATGA
- a CDS encoding acyl-CoA dehydrogenase, whose amino-acid sequence MSVRPQAKDKPSPVNFQWDDPFLLDDQLTEDERMIRDTARAYAQDKLLPRVTKAYLEEKTDREIFNEMGELGLIGITLPEEYGCANASYVAYGLVAREIERVDSGYRSMNSVQSSLVMHPIYAYGDENQRKKYLPKLATGEWVGCFGLTEPDAGSDPGGMKTRAEKTADGYRISGSKMWISNAPIADVFVIWAKSAEHNNQIRGFILEKGMKGLSAPKIGGKLSLRASVTGEVVMDGVEVSESALLPNVSGLKGPFGCLNRARYGISWGAMGAAEDCMHRARQYTLDRKQFNRPLAATQLVQKKLADMQTEIALGLQASLRVGRLMDEGKMAPEMISIVKRNNCGKALDIARTARDMHGGNGIQIEYHVMRHTANLETVNTYEGTHDVHALILGRAITGIQAFS is encoded by the coding sequence ATGAGCGTGCGCCCTCAGGCCAAGGACAAACCGTCGCCCGTTAATTTTCAATGGGACGACCCGTTCCTGCTCGACGACCAGTTGACCGAAGACGAGCGGATGATCCGCGACACCGCGCGCGCCTATGCGCAGGACAAGCTTCTGCCGCGCGTGACCAAGGCCTATCTCGAAGAGAAGACCGACCGCGAGATTTTCAACGAAATGGGCGAGCTCGGCCTGATCGGCATTACGCTGCCGGAAGAATATGGCTGCGCCAATGCAAGCTACGTCGCCTATGGGCTGGTGGCGCGCGAAATCGAGCGCGTCGATTCCGGCTATCGTTCGATGAACTCGGTGCAGTCCTCGCTGGTGATGCATCCGATCTATGCCTATGGCGACGAGAACCAGCGCAAGAAATACCTGCCGAAGCTTGCGACCGGCGAATGGGTCGGCTGTTTCGGCCTGACCGAGCCCGATGCCGGTTCCGACCCCGGCGGCATGAAGACCCGCGCGGAGAAGACCGCCGATGGCTACCGGATCAGCGGCTCCAAGATGTGGATTTCCAACGCGCCGATCGCCGATGTGTTCGTGATCTGGGCGAAGTCCGCCGAACACAACAACCAGATCCGCGGCTTCATTCTCGAGAAGGGCATGAAGGGGCTTTCGGCGCCGAAGATCGGCGGCAAGCTGTCGCTTCGCGCCTCCGTCACCGGTGAGGTCGTGATGGACGGCGTCGAGGTGTCGGAGAGCGCGCTGTTGCCGAATGTTTCCGGCCTCAAGGGCCCGTTCGGCTGCCTCAATCGCGCGCGCTACGGCATTTCCTGGGGCGCGATGGGGGCGGCCGAAGATTGCATGCACCGCGCGCGGCAATACACGCTTGACCGCAAGCAGTTCAACAGGCCGCTCGCCGCAACCCAGCTCGTGCAGAAGAAGCTCGCCGACATGCAGACGGAGATCGCGCTCGGCTTGCAGGCCTCGTTGCGGGTCGGCCGGCTGATGGACGAAGGCAAGATGGCGCCGGAGATGATCTCGATCGTCAAGCGCAACAATTGCGGCAAGGCGCTCGACATCGCCCGCACCGCGCGCGACATGCACGGCGGCAACGGCATCCAGATCGAATATCACGTGATGCGGCATACCGCGAACCTCGAGACCGTGAACACCTATGAGGGCACCCACGACGTCCACGCCCTGATCCTGGGGCGCGCCATCACCGGCATTCAGGCGTTCTCGTAA
- a CDS encoding YbfB/YjiJ family MFS transporter — MAAALGIGRFVYTPILPVMLAALGWSKSDAGIIASANFLGYLAGAMLASLPFAAARPRWWLLAGLVVSSVTTAAMALSSNIVIFVALRFIGGAASAFVIVCASTLVLQQLALSGRHSLSGIHFAGVGLGIMVSALAVSTMLVWGAGWKHLWIASGALAALATAVAAALVPHSRDIAAKPQAVNAQTSPPGIGAMILAYGLFGFGYVITATFLIAIVRLAENVHVLEPWVWIIFGLAAIPSVTVWGWLGQRIGIFNAFAVACALEALGVVASVEWVTMSGIAVATLLLGGTFMGITALGFVAGRTLAPGNSQQALGRMTASFSLGQIAGPVVAGFLSERLGDFRMASLIAAAALVVAAALSARTSWLVAAHASRQKAAATANAANCYLTANGA, encoded by the coding sequence ATGGCAGCCGCCCTCGGCATTGGCCGTTTTGTCTACACGCCGATCCTTCCCGTGATGCTGGCCGCGCTCGGCTGGAGCAAGTCCGACGCCGGTATCATCGCGTCCGCCAATTTTCTCGGCTACCTCGCCGGCGCCATGCTCGCGAGCCTGCCGTTTGCCGCCGCGCGTCCAAGATGGTGGTTGCTGGCCGGCCTGGTCGTGAGCTCGGTAACGACGGCGGCGATGGCTCTGTCGTCGAACATCGTGATCTTCGTCGCGCTCCGTTTCATCGGCGGGGCTGCGAGTGCTTTCGTGATCGTATGTGCCTCGACGCTGGTTCTGCAGCAGCTTGCGCTTTCAGGACGTCATTCCCTGTCCGGAATTCATTTTGCCGGCGTCGGACTTGGCATCATGGTTTCGGCGCTCGCCGTCTCGACCATGCTGGTCTGGGGCGCGGGTTGGAAGCACCTGTGGATCGCTTCCGGCGCGCTCGCTGCGCTTGCAACGGCCGTGGCTGCGGCGCTGGTCCCGCACAGCCGTGACATCGCGGCCAAGCCGCAGGCCGTAAACGCGCAAACCTCGCCGCCCGGCATCGGCGCGATGATCCTGGCCTACGGCCTGTTCGGCTTCGGCTATGTCATCACGGCGACCTTCCTGATTGCGATCGTACGCTTGGCCGAAAACGTCCACGTCCTCGAACCCTGGGTCTGGATCATCTTTGGACTCGCCGCGATCCCCTCGGTCACGGTCTGGGGCTGGCTCGGTCAGCGGATCGGGATATTCAACGCTTTTGCGGTTGCCTGCGCGCTCGAAGCGTTGGGGGTCGTCGCCAGCGTCGAGTGGGTCACGATGTCAGGCATCGCGGTAGCCACGCTGCTGTTGGGCGGCACCTTCATGGGCATTACCGCGCTCGGCTTTGTGGCCGGACGAACGCTCGCGCCCGGCAACTCGCAGCAGGCGCTCGGCCGCATGACCGCAAGCTTCAGCCTCGGACAGATCGCAGGCCCGGTGGTGGCGGGGTTTCTGTCCGAGCGGCTCGGTGACTTCCGCATGGCCTCGCTGATCGCAGCCGCGGCCCTGGTCGTTGCGGCCGCGCTGTCGGCGCGGACATCCTGGCTGGTAGCCGCTCACGCCAGCCGGCAGAAAGCGGCCGCCACGGCCAACGCCGCGAACTGTTACCTCACCGCAAATGGCGCCTGA
- a CDS encoding DUF1499 domain-containing protein: MARRFSAPYLSEPVSSLASWSRNLAVFAVVAVLVSIIIVRFGFLEIKPALATFFGALACAGLSMVIGLIGAAAIWQSGASGVGRILLAFLIDVTLLAYPAYLGLQYRKLPAIHDITTDPIDPPRFEALARLRTGEGTNPAVYAGLYSAEQQRIAYPDIETVELELPVQRAYEITLQLVNRRKWLVIDERAPQPPRRIGRIEAVARTPIMGFREDISIRVSPDDEDSRVDIRSASRYFESDLGSNAARVRKLMEDLNTAADTDALKPAKKPAAPAKAPPKVVKK, from the coding sequence ATGGCCCGCAGGTTTTCCGCGCCCTATCTATCGGAGCCCGTCTCCAGCCTGGCGTCGTGGTCGCGCAACCTGGCGGTATTTGCCGTGGTGGCGGTCCTGGTTTCGATCATCATCGTCCGCTTTGGTTTTCTCGAAATCAAACCGGCGCTCGCGACCTTTTTCGGAGCGCTCGCCTGCGCCGGCCTGTCGATGGTGATCGGCCTGATCGGCGCGGCGGCGATCTGGCAGAGCGGCGCCAGTGGCGTGGGCCGGATCCTGCTGGCGTTTTTGATCGACGTGACCCTGCTCGCTTATCCGGCCTATCTCGGTCTGCAATACCGCAAGCTGCCCGCGATCCACGACATCACGACCGATCCGATCGACCCGCCTCGCTTCGAGGCCCTGGCTCGCTTGCGCACCGGCGAAGGCACCAATCCAGCCGTCTACGCCGGCCTTTATTCGGCTGAGCAGCAGCGCATCGCCTATCCCGACATCGAGACGGTCGAACTCGAACTTCCGGTGCAGCGCGCCTATGAGATCACGTTGCAGCTGGTGAACCGGCGCAAATGGCTTGTGATCGACGAACGCGCGCCGCAGCCGCCACGCCGGATCGGCCGCATCGAGGCAGTGGCGCGCACGCCGATCATGGGCTTCCGTGAGGATATATCGATCCGCGTCTCGCCGGACGACGAGGATTCGCGCGTCGATATTCGCTCCGCGTCGCGCTATTTCGAAAGCGACCTCGGCAGCAACGCGGCACGCGTTCGCAAGTTGATGGAAGATCTCAACACCGCCGCCGATACCGATGCGCTGAAGCCCGCGAAGAAGCCGGCCGCGCCCGCCAAGGCCCCGCCGAAGGTGGTGAAGAAGTAA
- the ribB gene encoding 3,4-dihydroxy-2-butanone-4-phosphate synthase — translation MADPIQEVLHAFAHGELVVVTDDDDREGEGDLIVAASLCTPEKMAFIIRHTSGIVCAPITQEDARRLRLDPMVAHNDSSHTTAFTVSIDYKPDGGTGISAEERASCCRALANPNVGANDFARPGHVFPLIARDGGVLLRSGHTEAAVDLCRLSGLPPVGVISELMNDDGSVMKGEQVARFAKANNLKHVTIADMIAYRQAREKLIERVSSFSAESPIGPLQGFAYRSPFDSIAHVAFVYNGVGDGRNVLTRFHKPNIVRDIFTGPKHMQQVLERFKKNGSGVLVYLRDGAAGVPVAPLPEDKTAEADRNKQWREVGVGAQILRDLGVTSIRNLSSSLHDYKGLSGFGIEIVSSEALEG, via the coding sequence ATGGCCGATCCGATCCAGGAAGTTCTGCATGCCTTTGCCCATGGCGAGCTTGTCGTGGTTACCGATGACGACGACCGCGAGGGCGAGGGCGACCTGATCGTTGCGGCCTCGCTGTGCACGCCTGAAAAGATGGCGTTCATCATCCGCCACACTTCAGGGATCGTCTGCGCGCCGATCACGCAGGAGGACGCCCGCCGTCTGCGGCTTGATCCGATGGTGGCCCACAATGATTCCAGCCACACCACCGCGTTCACCGTCTCGATCGACTACAAGCCCGATGGCGGCACCGGCATTTCCGCGGAAGAGCGCGCTTCCTGCTGCCGGGCGCTGGCCAATCCGAATGTCGGCGCCAACGACTTTGCGCGGCCGGGCCATGTGTTTCCGCTGATTGCGCGGGACGGCGGCGTGCTGCTGCGTTCGGGCCATACGGAAGCCGCGGTCGACCTCTGCCGGCTGAGCGGCCTGCCGCCGGTCGGTGTCATCAGTGAGCTGATGAATGACGACGGCTCGGTGATGAAGGGCGAGCAGGTGGCGCGGTTCGCCAAAGCGAACAATCTCAAGCATGTCACGATCGCTGACATGATCGCTTACCGTCAGGCGCGGGAGAAGCTGATCGAGCGCGTCTCGAGCTTTTCCGCTGAAAGCCCGATCGGGCCGTTGCAGGGCTTTGCCTATCGTTCGCCGTTCGATTCGATCGCCCACGTTGCCTTCGTCTACAACGGCGTCGGTGACGGCAGGAACGTGCTGACCCGCTTCCACAAGCCCAACATCGTGCGGGATATCTTCACCGGGCCGAAGCACATGCAGCAGGTGCTGGAACGCTTCAAGAAGAACGGCAGCGGCGTTCTGGTCTACTTGCGCGATGGTGCGGCCGGCGTTCCGGTGGCGCCACTGCCCGAGGATAAGACCGCGGAGGCCGACCGCAACAAGCAATGGCGCGAAGTCGGTGTCGGTGCGCAAATCCTGCGCGACCTCGGCGTCACGTCGATCCGGAACCTGAGTTCGTCGCTGCACGACTACAAGGGGCTTTCCGGATTCGGCATCGAGATCGTCTCGAGCGAGGCGCTCGAAGGCTGA